Proteins co-encoded in one Gossypium arboreum isolate Shixiya-1 chromosome 11, ASM2569848v2, whole genome shotgun sequence genomic window:
- the LOC108473394 gene encoding probable inactive ATP-dependent zinc metalloprotease FTSHI 5, chloroplastic, with translation MDSIFTSPCLSQLSPPNFRTRHLIRTHRYIKKPTRTLSIKLNFKAFAFLGNPKGSKPVKHQNLVLSRKENCEKEVKVSCGYSSFQCLVKSFAFTLLCFAIGLSNFGPNGEFKCVAMAAVVEKLSVRGKEDEEKEGALRKNEHEFSDYTRRLLEVVSELLSRVEEVRNGNGDVKEVGKVLKAVKVKKEELQGEIMKGLYREIRELKREKEELEKKAEEIVDKAVKVGSEKEKVMSGRGGKGKGKGKGQGQGRNTVEKLEEGIERMEEEYSRIWERIGEIEDEILRRETTALSIGVRELCFIERECEELVQRFNNQMRRKELFQSPPKSSITNLSRSEIRDELKMAQRKLFEQMILPSVVEVEDLGPFFNQDSLDFALRIKQCLKDSRQMQRNLESRIRRKMKKFGSEKRFVVKTPEDEVVKGFPEVELKWMFGDKEVVVPKAIGLHLHHGWKKWREEAKADLKRHLLEDVDFGKHYVAQRQERILLDRDRVVAKTWYNEERSRWEMDPMAVPYAVSKKLVEHARVRHDWAVMYIALKGDDKEYFVNIKEFDMLYENFGGFDGLYMKMLACGIPTAVQLMYIPFSELDFRQQFLLTIRLAHRCLTGLWKTKFVSYGKDWVYQKIRNINDDIMMVIVFPLIEYIIPYPVRMQLGMAWPEEIGQTVASTWYLKWQSEAEMNFKSRKTDDFKWFVWFLIRSAIYGYILYHAFRFLRRKVPGVLGYGPIRKDPNMRKLRRVKGYFNYRLRRIKRKKKAGIDPIRTAFDGMKRVKNPPIPLKNFASIESMREEINEVVAFLQNPGAFQEMGARAPRGVLIVGERGTGKTSLALAIAAEARVPVVNVEAQQLEAGLWVGQSASNVRELFQTARDLAPVIIFVEDFDLFAGVRGKFIHTKKQDHEAFINQLLVELDGFEKQDGVVLMATTRNIKQIDEALQRPGRMDRVFHLQRPTQAERERILQIAAKETMDEELIDMVDWKKVAEKTALLRPIELKLVPVALEGSAFRSKFLDTDELMSYCSWFATFSSMIPKWLRKTKIVKQISQMLVNHLGLNLTKDDLQNVVDLMEPYGQISNGIEYLNPPLDWTRETKFPHAVWAAGRGLIALLLPNFDVVDNLWLEPFSWEGIGCTKITKARNEGSMYGNAESRSYLEKKLVFCFGSHIAAQLLLPFGEENFLSASELKQAQEIATRMVIQYGWGPDDSPAVYYSTNAVTALSMGNNHEFEMAAKVQKIYDLAYEKAREMLKKNRQVLEKIVEELLEFEILTGKDLERILNENGGLREKEPFSLLHVDYMEPLSRSFLDEGSASGTTFLDVAA, from the exons ATGGACTCCATCTTCACTTCACCATGCCTCTCTCAACTCTCCCCTCCCAATTTCAGAACAAGGCATCTTATCAGAACCCATAGGTATATCAAGAAACCCACCAGAACCCTCTCCATTAAGCTCAACTTCAAAGCTTTTGCATTCCTAGGAAATCCCAAAGGTTCCAAACCTGTGAAACATCAAAATTTGGTGCTATCCAGAAAGGAAAATTGTGAAAAGGAAGTCAAAGTCTCGTGTGGGTATTCTTCATTTCAATGTTTGGTTAAGAGTTTTGCTTTTACTTTGCTTTGTTTTGCAATTGGGTTATCGAATTTCGGTCCAAATGGGGAGTTTAAATGTGTGGCAATGGCTGCAGTAGTGGAAAAACTGAGTGTGAGGGGAAAAGAAGACGAAGAAAAGGAAGGGGCTTTGAGGAAAAATGAGCACGAGTTTTCGGATTATACAAGGAGGTTGTTAGAGGTGGTTTCGGAGTTGTTGAGCAGGGTAGAGGAGGTTAGGAATGGAAATGGTGATGTTAAGGAAGTTGGGAAAGTGTTAAAAGCTGTGAAAGTGAAGAAAGAGGAGTTGCAAGGGGAGATAATGAAAGGGTTGTATAGGGAAATTAGGGAGTTGAAGAGGGAGAAAGAGGAGTTAGAGAAAAAAGCTGAGGAGATTGTGGATAAGGCAGTGAAAGTGGGGAGTGAGAAGGAGAAGGTGATGAGTGGGAGAGGGGGGAAGGGTAAGGGGAAGGGGAAAGGACAAGGACAAGGCCGGAATACTGTGGAGAAGTTGGAAGAGGGGATAGAGAGAATGGAGGAGGAGTATAGTAGGATATGGGAGAGAATTGGGGAGATTGAGGATGAGATACTGAGGAGAGAGACCACAGCACTGAGTATTGGTGTGAGGGAGCTTTGTTTTATTGAGAGGGAGTGTGAGGAGTTGGTGCAAAGGTTTAATAACCAAATGAGGAGGAAGGAGCTTTTCCAGAG TCCGCCTAAAAGCTCTATTACCAATCTTTCGAGGTCTGAAATTCGAGATGAACTTAAAATGGCACAAAGAAAGCTCTTTGAACAGATGATTTTGCCTAGTGTTGTGGAGGTTGAAGATCTTGGGCCATTCTTTAATCAAGATTCTCTGGATTTTGCTTTACGCATAAAACAATGTCTTAAAGATTCTAGGCAGATGCAAAGGAATCTGGAATCTCGAataagaagaaagatgaaaaaatTTGGCAGTGAAAAGCGTTTTGTTGTAAAAACACCTGAGGATGAAGTTGTGAAAGGATTTCCAGAAGTTGAATTGAAGTGGATGTTTGGAGATAAGGAAGTTGTTGTTCCTAAAGCTATTGGTCTACATTTGCACCATGGTTGGAAGAAGTGGCGTGAGGAAGCTAAAGCTGACCTGAAAAGACACTTGTTGGAAGATGTTGATTTTGGCAAACATTATGTAGCTCAAAGACAG GAACGGATTCTCTTGGATCGAGATAGAGTGGTTGCAAAGACTTGGTACAATGAAGAGAGAAGCAGGTGGGAAATGGATCCAATGGCTGTTCCTTATGCAGTGTCTAAGAAGTTAGTAGAGCATGCTCGAGTCAGGCATGACTGGGCTGTGATGTATATTGCACTGAAAGGGGATGATAAGGAATATTTTGTCAACATCAAG GAATTTGACATGCTATATGAGAATTTTGGAGGATTTGATGGGTTATACATGAAAATGCTTGCTTGCGGCATCCCAACCGCTGTTCAATTGATGTATATCCCCTTCTCAGAGTTGGATTTTCGTCAACAGTTTCTCTTGACAATAAGGCTGGCTCATCGATGCTTAACTGGGTTATGGAAGACAAAATTTGTCTCATATGGAAAAGATTGGGTTTATCAGAAAATTAGAAATATAAACGATGATATAATGATGGTTATTGTATTTCCACTCATTGAATATATCATTCCTTACCCG GTTAGGATGCAATTGGGGATGGCATGGCCAGAGGAAATAGGTCAAACTGTGGCCTCCACTTGGTATCTGAAATGGCAGTCTGAAGCAGAAATGAATTTCAAGTCCAGAAAGACAGATGACTTTAAATGGTTTGTTTGGTTTCTCATTCGAAGTGCTATCTATGGATATATTTTGTATCATGCATTCCGCTTCCTTAGAAGAAAAGTTCCAGGAGTTCTTGGTTATGGACCTATACGCAAAGATCCAAACATGAGAAAACTGCGGAGAGTG AAAGGCTATTTTAATTATAGGTTGAGGAGGATCAAACGTAAGAAAAAGGCTGGCATTGATCCCATAAGAACTGCTTTTGATGGAATGAAG AGAGTGAAAAATCCTCCAATCCCCTTGAAGAATTTTGCTAGCATTGAGTCTATGAGAGAGGAAATCAATGAAGTAGTTGCATTTCTACAGAACCCTGGTGCATTCCAAGAAATGGGTGCCCGTGCACCTAGG GGAGTTCTTATTGTTGGAGAGAGAGGAACAGGAAAAACATCTCTTGCACTAGCCATAGCTGCTGAGGCAAGGGTGCCAGTTGTCAATGTTGAAGCTCAGCAATTGGAAGCTGGGCTGTGGGTTGGCCAAAGTGCATCAAATGTTAGGGAGCTTTTTCAGACAGCCAGGGATTTG GCACCTGTAATTATATTTGTGGAGGATTTTGACCTCTTTGCTGGTGTTCGTGGAAAATTTATTCACACAAAAAAGCAAGACCATGAGGCCTTCATCAATCAACTTCTTGTGGAACTTGATGG GTTTGAGAAACAAGATGGGGTTGTTTTGATGGCTACTACTAGAAATATCAAGCAAATCGATGAGGCCTTACAACGGCCTGGTCGTATGGACAGAGTATTTCATCTTCAAAGGCCAACTCAAGCTGAAAGGGAGAGGATACTACAGATTGCTGCAAAAGAAACTATGGATGAGGAGCTTATAGATATGGTAGACTGGAAAAAG GTTGCTGAGAAGACTGCTCTTCTGCGGCCTATAGAACTTAAACTTGTTCCTGTGGCCTTGGAAGGCAGTGCATTTAGAAGCAAGTTTCTTGATACTGATGAACTTATGAGCTACTGTAGCTGGTTTGCG ACTTTCAGTAGCATGATCCCAAAATGGCTGCGGAAAACCAAAATTGTCAAGCAAATTAGCCAAATGCTGGTGAATCACCTTGGACTAAATTTGACCAAAGATGATCTGCAGAACGTGGTTGATTTAATGGAGCCATATGGTCAGATAAGCAACGGAATAGAATATCTAAATCCTCCCCTTGAT TGGACGAGGGAGACTAAGTTCCCACATGCTGTTTGGGCTGCTGGTCGTGGTCTCATTGCACTACTTCTACCAAATTTTGATGTTGTGGATAATCTATGGCTTGAACCTTTTTCATGGGAG GGAATTGGATGTACAAAGATTACCAAGGCAAGAAATGAAGGGTCTATGTATGGAAATGCAGAATCAAGGTCTTACCTTGAAAAGAAGCTTGTATTCTGCTTTGGATCACATATTGCAGCCCAACTGCTGCTACCTTTTGGAGAAGAAAATTTTCTTTCTGCGTCAGAATTAAAGCAGGCTCAGGAG ATAGCTACAAGGATGGTGATTCAATATGGATGGGGTCCTGATGATAGTCCTGCAGTTTACTATAGTACTAATGCG GTTACAGCTTTAAGCATGGGAAACAATCATGAGTTTGAGATGGCAGCTAAAGTTCAAAAG ATTTACGATTTAGCATATGAAAAGGCAAGGGAAATGCTTAAGAAAAATCGTCAAGTTCTTGAAAAGATTGTGGAAGAGTTGCTTGAGTTTGAAATCTTGACTGGAAAG GATTTGGAAAGAATATTAAATGAAAATGGAGGTCTCAGAGAGAAGGAGCCTTTTTCTTTATTGCACGTTGATTATATGGAG CCGTTGTCTAGAAGCTTTCTTGATGAAGGGAGTGCATCAGGAACCACCTTTCTAGATGTTGCGGCATAG
- the LOC108473395 gene encoding leucine-rich repeat receptor-like protein kinase PXL1 — protein sequence MEPKSCLLFFYCCIGLFLVIAEGANSIPVPNDEESTLLLMKRSLIDPLKKLEDWKAVSNAAETRLAHCNWTGVWCNSRGFVEKLDLSNMNLSGIVSDRIQGLRGLSILNLYNNSFDTSLPKSFANLTSLKSVDVSQNNFIGGFPTGLGMASGLTYVNASINNFSGFLPEDLGNATSLETLDFRGSFLEGTIPTSFKNLQKLKFLGLSGNNLTGKLPRELGQLSALETIILGYNEFVGEIPEEFGNLTNLQYLDLAVGTLSSQLPSSLGRLKQLTTVYLYKNNFTGRIPPELGNATSLVFLDLSDNQISGEIPVELAELKDLKLLNLMTNQLNGSVPVKLGELTKLEVLELWKNSFTGSLPMNLGRNSPLQWLDVSSNSLSGEIPPGLCDSGNLTKLILFNNSFSGPIPVGLSTCKSLVRVRVQNNLISGTIPIGFGNLPLLQRLELAKNNLTGQIPDDIALSTSLSFIDVSWNHLESTLPSSIISLPNLQTIIVSHNYLAGKIPDQFQDCPLLSVLDLSSNHFSGKIPESIASCEKLVTLNLRSNQFSGEIPKALATMPTLAMLDLSNNSLVGSIPLNLGTSPALEMLNLSYNKLEGPVPANGLLITINPEDLAGNAGLCDGILPPCFSSPIKAPEQPRKMHIKHVAAGFIIGALVILSVGITFFSGRWAYQRWYLYNSFLSDLFEKSNNQWPWRLVAFQRLSFTSSDILACIKESNIIGMGGTGVVYKAEVHRPRAVVAVKKLWRSQTDIESSDDLFGEVSLLGRLRHRNIVRLLGYVHNETNVLIVYEYMPNGNLGTALHGKQAGKVLVDWVSRYNIAVGIAQGLNYLHHDCHPPVIHRDIKSNNILLDANLEARIADFGLARMMIHKNETVSMVAGSYGYIAPEYGYTLKVDEKIDIYSFGVVLLELLSGKMPLDPSFGESVDIVEWTRMKIKKNRVFEVLDPAIGGQCKHVQEEMQLVLRIALLCTAKLPKDRPSMRDIITMLAEAKPRRKSVCQNGGHNSSKEAPIFSTSPVTGLM from the exons atggaacCCAAATCTTGCTTGCTGTTCTTCTACTGTTGCATTGGTCTCTTTCTGGTTATTGCAGAGGGTGCTAATAGCATTCCAGTGCCAAATGATGAAGAATCAACCTTACTTTTGATGAAAAGAAGTTTGATCGATCCGTTGAAGAAGCTCGAAGATTGGAAAGCGGTGAGTAATGCGGCGGAAACCAGATTGGCTCATTGTAACTGGACTGGTGTTTGGTGTAACTCCAGAGGCTTTGTTGAGAAACTTGATCTTTCTAATATGAATCTCAGTGGCATTGTATCGGATCGTATTCAAGGTCTGCGCGGTCTCTCGATTCTCAACCTTTACAACAACAGTTTCGATACGTCTTTGCCAAAGTCATTTGCGAATCTCACTTCACTGAAGAGCGTTGATGTGAGTCAAAACAACTTCATTGGCGGCTTTCCAACAGGTCTTGGGATGGCTTCAGGATTGACTTATGTGAATGCATCAATCAACAATTTCTCAGGGTTTCTCCCCGAGGATCTTGGTAATGCAACTTCACTTGAAACTTTAGATTTCAGAGGCAGTTTCTTGGAGGGCACGATTCCTACATCTTTCAAGAATTTGCAGAAACTGAAGTTTCTTGGGCTTTCAGGCAATAATCTGACCGGAAAGCTTCCGAGAGAGCTCGGACAACTTTCAGCATTGGAAACTATCATTCTCGGTTACAACGAGTTCGTAGGGGAAATACCAGAAGAATTTGGCAATCTCACCAATCTTCAGTACCTTGATTTGGCTGTTGGAACTCTCAGTAGTCAACTCCCATCATCATTGGGTAGGCTTAAACAGCTAACTACAGTttatttgtataaaaataatttcacaGGAAGGATCCCACCAGAGCTTGGCAATGCTACTTCGTTGGTTTTCTTGGATCTTTCTGATAACCAGATATCAGGAGAGATACCAGTAGAGTTAGCAGAGTTGAAGGATTTGAAGCTATTGAATTTGATGACAAATCAGTTGAATGGTTCAGTTCCTGTTAAACTTGGAGAATTGACCAAACTAGAGGTACTTGAGCTATGGAAAAATTCATTCACAGGTTCTTTGCCGATGAATCTCGGACGAAACTCACCTTTACAGTGGTTAGATGTgtcatcaaattcattgtcaggTGAGATTCCACCAGGTTTATGTGATTCAGGAAATCTGACTAAACTTATCCTCTTCAACAACTCCTTTTCTGGTCCAATCCCAGTAGGTTTATCAACATGTAAGTCACTGGTTCGTGTTCGAGTACAAAACAATCTGATTTCCGGGACTATTCCTATCGGCTTCGGAAACCTCCCTCTACTTCAACGTCTGGAATTGGCAAAAAACAATCTTACAGGCCAAATTCCAGACGATATAGCTTTGTCAACATCTCTTTCTTTCATTGATGTATCTTGGAACCACCTTGAATCAACCCTTCCTTCCAGCATCATTTCCCTCCCTAATCTCCAAACAATCATTGTCTCCCACAATTACTTGGCAGGCAAAATTCCTGATCAGTTTCAAGATTGCCCATTGTTATCTGTGCTTGATCTTTCGAGCAACCATTTCTCTGGAAAAATTCCAGAAAGTATAGCTTCTTGTGAAAAGCTGGTAACTCTAAACCTTAGAAGCAATCAGTTCAGTGGAGAAATCCCAAAAGCACTTGCAACAATGCCCACGCTAGCCATGCTTGACTTGTCGAATAATTCTCTAGTTGGCTCAATACCGTTAAATCTCGGCACCTCACCAGCCTTGGAAATGCTGAACCTGTCATACAACAAGCTTGAAGGTCCGGTCCCTGCTAATGGTTTGTTGATAACCATAAATCCTGAGGACCTTGCAGGCAATGCTGGTCTTTGTGATGGCATACTCCCACCGTGCTTTTCAAGTCCGATAAAAGCACCAGAGCAACCAAGGAAAATGCACATTAAACATGTTGCGGCCGGGTTTATCATCGGAGCATTGGTAATATTATCTGTTGGCATAACATTTTTTTCTGGAAGATGGGCATATCAAAGATGGTACTTATATAACAGTTTCCTCAGTGACTTGTTCGAAAAAAGCAACAATCAATGGCCCTGGAGATTGGTTGCATTTCAAAGGTTAAGTTTTACAAGTAGTGATATCCTAGCCTGTATAAAAGAATCAAACATCATCGGCATGGGAGGAACAGGTGTAGTTTATAAGGCTGAAGTCCATCGTCCACGAGCAGTGGTCGCAGTTAAGAAGCTGTGGAGATCACAGACCGATATTGAAAGCAGTGACGATCTATTTGGAGAAGTGAGTCTCCTCGGAAGACTTCGGCACCGTAACATTGTAAGATTATTGGGGTATGTTCACAACGAGACTAATGTATTGATAGTATATGAGTACATGCCGAATGGAAATCTTGGGACAGCTTTGCACGGTAAACAAGCAGGGAAGGTGTTGGTGGACTGGGTTTCAAGGTACAACATAGCAGTTGGTATTGCACAAGGGCTGAATTATCTCCACCATGACTGCCATCCCCCAGTCATTCACCGAGATATCAAGTCAAACAACATTCTTCTTGATGCAAATCTAGAGGCAAGAATAGCGGATTTTGGACTGGCAAGGATGATGATTCATAAGAACGAAACCGTTTCAATGGTTGCTGGATCTTATGGATATATTGCTCCTG AATATGGGTACACTCTGAAGGTTGACGAAAAGATCGACATCTATAGCTTTGGTGTAGTTCTGTTAGAGCTTCTATCTGGGAAAATGCCATTAGATCCTTCTTTCGGAGAATCAGTCGATATAGTTGAGTGGACTCGAATGAAAATCAAGAAAAACAGAGTGTTCGAAGTACTGGATCCAGCCATAGGCGGTCAATGCAAACATGTCCAAGAAGAGATGCAACTTGTCCTAAGAATTGCACTTCTTTGTACTGCAAAGCTCCCCAAGGACAGACCATCCATGAGAGACATCATTACAATGCTTGCTGAGGCAAAGCCCAGAAGGAAAAGTGTGTGTCAAAATGGAGGTCACAATTCTAGCAAAGAGGCTCCTATTTTTAGCACTTCACCTGTAACCGGGCTTATGTAA